The DNA window GTTGTTTTGCCGGGTGGCGGCTACGCCTTACCCGGCCTGGAGTTCGTGCGACCTGTCGTTCATTTATTCACCAGCCTTGCTGAAACTGCCGGTGCTGGCGGCCTCAAAATCGCTGAGACGTTCCCGGAAGGTCGGGGCAGCCCGCATGGATGCGGGCTGAGGGCCGTGTTTTGCACGGACGCTGCCTCGGCCCGACCCGAAGCCTGAAGGGATAAGTCGAAGGTACCGCGTAGCGGCGATTTTGCTGGCCGGAGCCCGGGGGTACAGGGGGCGGCGGCGACTGGCCGCCCCCTGTGCGCTCCCTGCGCCATGATTGACATAACGCAGACGATTAGCCGGGAGCGCAATCTGCCCGGAATTAACATAGAAGTTGTAGCCCTGCCAGGCGCAGTGCGAACAAGACATTTCCGGTTGTGCCGTTATTTTGCCGGGTGGCGGCTGCGCCTTACCCGGCCTACAGTTCCCTCTCACAGGCTCATACCTCGTAGGCCCGGTAAGCGCAGCGCCACCGGGCGATGACAGCAGGCACAGAGCCGATTTTGTGCCGGGTGGCGGCTGCGCCTGACCCGGCCTACAGGGTCCTCTCCCAGGCCAACACCTCGCAGACCCGGCAAGCGCCGCGCCGCCGGGGAAAGTATTGATTACCTTCCAGACAACCCTGTTGCATGGTGATTTTGCCGGGTGGCGGCTGCGCCTGACCCGGCCTGGAGGGTCCTCTCACAGGCCAACACCTCGTCGCCCCGGCAAGCGCCGCGCCGCCGGGGAGATCTGATTTACTGCTCAGTGACAACCTGCAGCGCGGTTTTACGCACCCGCGCGTACCACACCACCGTCAGCAGCCCGAGCCAGACCAGGCCGGCGATCAGCGCCATCCGCGTCTCGGCAAACATCCCCAGCACAGCGATGACCAGCCCCATAAACAGCAGCGTTAACAGCGGCGCCACCGGCCAGAACGGAACGGGGAAGGCAATCTGGCTGCGCTCTTCGGCAGACAAACTACGGCGCATGGCGAAATGGGAGAGCAGGATCATCAGCCATACCCACACCGTGGCGAATGCCGCCAGCGAAGCAATCAGCACAAATACCTGCTCGGGGATCAGATAGTTCAGCACCACCGCCGCCAGCAGCGCGCCGCCCATGACCACCACCGTCATCCAGGGTACGCCGTTGCTGGCGATGCGCTGGAAGCTTTTCGGCGCCAGCCCCTCCTTCGACATGCCATACATCATGCGTCCGGCGCCGAAGATATCGCTGTTAATCGCCGAGATGCTGGCGCTGATCACGATGATGTTAAGGATTGTCGCCGCCGCCGGGATCCCCAGACCGTCGAAAATCAGCACAAACGGACTCCCCTGCTCGCCAAAGCTGTTCCACGGGAAAATCGCCATCAGCACCGCCAGGGTGCAGACGTAAAACAGGATAATGCGCAGCGGAATGGTATTGATGGCCTGCGGGATGACCTTCTTCGGATCCTTCGCTTCCGCGGCGGTGACGCCGATAATCTCCACCCCGCCGAAGGCGAACATCACGATGCCAAGCGAAGCGATAACGCCCTGCCAGCCGTTAGGGGCAAAGCCGCCGTGGCTCCAGAGATTTTCCAGCCCGGTGGCCGGGAAGCTATGGCCGAAGCCAAAGAAGATGATCCCCGCCCCCGCCAGCATCATGGCGATAATCGCCACCACCTTCACCAGCGACAGCCAGAACTCCATCTCGCCGAACACCCGCACGTTGCACAGGTTCATGGCGCCGATAAAGAAGATGATGCTGAGGATCCAGATCCAGCGCGGGACATCGGGATACCACAATCCCATATAGATGCCGAAGGCGGTCACGTCGGCCAGGGCGACGATTACCATTTCAAAAGTGTAGGTCCAGCCGGTAATAAACCCGGCCAGCGGGCCGAGATACTGGCGGGCATAGCTGCCGAAGGAGCCGGAAACCGGGTTGCGCACCGCCATCTCGCCCAGCGCGCGCATGACGATAAACACCGCCGCGCCGCCAATCAAATAGGCCAGCAGCACCGCCGGGCCCGCCGCCTTGATGGCGGAAGCCGAGCCATAGAACAGCCCGGTGCCGATCGCGGAGCCGAGCGCAATAAATCGAATGTGTCGGGCATTGAGCCCGCGCAGCAGATGTGGCTTGTGTTGTTGTTGCATATACAGGTGTCCTGGTTTTTTTATTTGACGACAAATATGCGATGTAGGGCGGTCGGGGGAATGATTTCCCCCGACGCGGGTACAGAGAACAACGGTGATTAGTGCAGGCCTGGCAGTACCGCAGGCAGCAGACGCGTCAGGTGACGGGCCGCCAGAAGCGCTATGGCATTATCGATATCCGGGGCGAAGTAGCGATCCTGCGTATAGTGAGGGACGCGTTCGCGCAGCAGATGGCGCGCCTCTTCCAGCAGCGGGCTGGTGGTCAGCCCTTCGCGCATATCCAGCCCCTGCGCCGCCGCCAGCCACTCGACGGCCAGTACGCCGCGGGTGTTCTCGGCCATCGCCCACAGGCGGCGACCGGCCGCCGGCGCCATCGAGACGTGGTCTTCCTGGTTGGCGGAGG is part of the Klebsiella quasipneumoniae subsp. quasipneumoniae genome and encodes:
- a CDS encoding amino acid permease, giving the protein MQQQHKPHLLRGLNARHIRFIALGSAIGTGLFYGSASAIKAAGPAVLLAYLIGGAAVFIVMRALGEMAVRNPVSGSFGSYARQYLGPLAGFITGWTYTFEMVIVALADVTAFGIYMGLWYPDVPRWIWILSIIFFIGAMNLCNVRVFGEMEFWLSLVKVVAIIAMMLAGAGIIFFGFGHSFPATGLENLWSHGGFAPNGWQGVIASLGIVMFAFGGVEIIGVTAAEAKDPKKVIPQAINTIPLRIILFYVCTLAVLMAIFPWNSFGEQGSPFVLIFDGLGIPAAATILNIIVISASISAINSDIFGAGRMMYGMSKEGLAPKSFQRIASNGVPWMTVVVMGGALLAAVVLNYLIPEQVFVLIASLAAFATVWVWLMILLSHFAMRRSLSAEERSQIAFPVPFWPVAPLLTLLFMGLVIAVLGMFAETRMALIAGLVWLGLLTVVWYARVRKTALQVVTEQ